The Geothrix sp. genome has a window encoding:
- a CDS encoding RluA family pseudouridine synthase has translation MMQLIAEDGAPRLDRFLADRFPEIPRARWDAHVRLGGIKVNGEPVTKGGVRLRPGDRVETELPVIPVPAAHLEAEAIDLPSLFEDAHLWIVDKPAGMVVHPGPGHAGGTIVNALLHRLKTPVLLEAIEGKSEETEEETGELAEDVATGWPGLVHRLDRYTTGCLCLAKTAEAQRAIQAQFKDRTVEKRYLALVRHSPRLPQLGSLLIDEPIARHKQDRLRMVVAEGGRPAQTRIRVLARTTSIALVECELLTGRTHQIRVHLAHLRAPLMGDPLYGGPGRWKDVDGEALLLPHPALHAWKLSVDHPETGVRIHAEAPIPEAFRALAASLGLPGY, from the coding sequence ATGATGCAGCTCATCGCCGAGGACGGCGCGCCACGCCTGGACCGCTTCCTCGCGGACCGCTTCCCCGAGATCCCCCGCGCCCGTTGGGATGCCCATGTCCGGCTGGGCGGGATCAAGGTGAACGGAGAGCCGGTGACCAAGGGCGGCGTGAGGCTGCGACCGGGCGACCGGGTCGAGACCGAGCTTCCGGTGATCCCGGTGCCGGCCGCGCACCTGGAGGCCGAGGCCATCGACCTGCCCTCCCTGTTCGAGGACGCCCACCTCTGGATCGTCGACAAGCCCGCGGGCATGGTCGTGCATCCGGGCCCCGGTCATGCCGGAGGCACCATCGTGAACGCCCTGCTCCATCGCCTCAAGACGCCGGTGCTGCTCGAGGCCATTGAGGGGAAATCAGAGGAGACCGAAGAAGAAACCGGGGAACTGGCCGAAGATGTGGCCACGGGCTGGCCGGGCCTCGTCCACCGCCTCGACCGCTACACCACGGGCTGCCTCTGCCTGGCCAAGACCGCCGAGGCCCAGCGCGCCATCCAGGCCCAGTTCAAGGACCGCACCGTGGAGAAGCGCTACCTGGCCCTGGTACGCCATTCCCCGCGCCTGCCCCAGCTGGGCAGCCTGCTCATCGATGAGCCCATCGCCCGCCACAAGCAGGACCGCCTCCGCATGGTGGTGGCCGAGGGCGGGCGCCCCGCCCAGACCCGCATCCGCGTGCTGGCCCGCACCACGAGCATCGCCCTCGTGGAGTGCGAGCTGCTCACGGGCCGCACCCACCAGATCCGCGTCCACCTCGCCCACCTGAGGGCCCCGCTCATGGGCGATCCCCTCTACGGCGGCCCGGGCCGCTGGAAGGATGTGGACGGCGAAGCCCTGCTGCTGCCCCACCCGGCCCTGCACGCCTGGAAGCTCTCCGTGGATCACCCGGAAACCGGGGTGCGCATCCACGCGGAAGCCCCCATTCCCGAGGCCTTCCGGGCCCTGGCCGCCTCTTTGGGCTTGCCAGGGTACTGA
- a CDS encoding rhodanese-like domain-containing protein: MFATACFADPSVLERWMKTYPFLPGAVFAGLCLIVLIVVALPRIQSWHRGRNRPVLTPVQVEELLQGPGVLIVDLRSPEAFRGGHIRGSLHVPFPDLTRRFEVPDPAAKRALVLVDETDVLSHQALDLLLARGFRWIYVLKGGLKAWRGDSRPLAK; the protein is encoded by the coding sequence ATGTTTGCCACCGCCTGCTTCGCCGATCCGTCCGTCCTGGAACGGTGGATGAAGACCTACCCCTTCCTGCCGGGCGCGGTGTTTGCCGGCCTTTGCCTGATCGTATTGATCGTGGTGGCCCTGCCGCGGATCCAGTCCTGGCATCGCGGTCGGAACCGCCCGGTGCTGACCCCCGTACAGGTCGAAGAACTGCTGCAGGGCCCGGGCGTCCTGATCGTGGACCTGCGGAGTCCCGAGGCCTTCCGCGGGGGCCACATCCGGGGCAGCCTGCATGTCCCCTTCCCGGACCTCACCCGGCGCTTCGAAGTCCCGGATCCGGCCGCCAAGCGGGCGCTCGTCCTGGTGGACGAGACCGATGTCCTCTCCCACCAGGCCCTCGACCTCCTCCTGGCCCGGGGGTTCCGCTGGATCTATGTCCTCAAGGGCGGCCTGAAGGCCTGGCGCGGCGACAGCCGGCCCCTGGCGAAGTAG
- a CDS encoding AmpG family muropeptide MFS transporter yields MKPRQYAVLLLLGFASGLPLFLTGSTLKAWMTDEGLSLATIGLFSFVTLPYSLKVFWAPFLDRYALPGFGRRRGWMLAMQGAMAVALALLALSEPHLDLLRVVILALAVAVTSATFDIAVDAWRAEALDQKHLGLGNSIHIAAYRVAMLVSGGLAMILAQVFGWRVTYLGMAGLTLLGMVGTWLAMNTDAVAQAPRSLQEAVSGPLRDLLQRKGIGYLLAFAVFYKLGDWLAEAMTMPFLMRGMGFTKMQIGTVQKTTAMVAIILGGLIGGWMLMRMSLRKALWICGFVQAGSILGFWAISMLGRHLPLLVAANTLENLAYGMGGSALVALLMGSCNRSYTGTQYALFSALTALPRTVFGGLTGFMAESYGWKLYFPVCAAAAIPGLLLLLLWDRWGLPETDEA; encoded by the coding sequence ATGAAGCCCCGCCAATACGCCGTCCTCCTGCTCCTCGGCTTCGCGTCGGGCCTTCCGCTCTTCCTCACGGGCTCGACGCTGAAGGCCTGGATGACGGATGAAGGACTGAGTCTCGCCACCATCGGGCTCTTCAGTTTCGTGACGCTGCCCTACAGCCTGAAGGTGTTCTGGGCGCCCTTCCTGGATCGCTACGCCCTGCCGGGATTCGGCCGGCGGCGGGGCTGGATGCTGGCCATGCAGGGGGCCATGGCGGTGGCCCTGGCCCTGCTGGCGCTCAGCGAGCCGCACCTGGACCTCCTGCGCGTGGTGATCCTGGCCCTGGCCGTGGCCGTCACCAGCGCCACCTTCGACATCGCCGTGGATGCCTGGCGGGCCGAGGCCCTGGACCAGAAGCACCTGGGGCTGGGCAACAGCATCCACATCGCCGCCTACCGCGTGGCCATGCTGGTGAGCGGAGGCCTGGCCATGATCCTGGCCCAGGTCTTCGGCTGGCGCGTGACCTACCTGGGCATGGCCGGTCTCACCTTGCTGGGGATGGTCGGCACCTGGCTGGCCATGAACACGGATGCGGTGGCCCAGGCGCCCCGCTCCTTGCAGGAGGCCGTCTCCGGCCCCCTCCGGGACCTGCTTCAGCGCAAGGGCATCGGCTACCTCCTGGCCTTTGCGGTGTTCTACAAACTGGGAGACTGGCTGGCGGAAGCCATGACCATGCCCTTCCTGATGCGGGGCATGGGCTTCACCAAGATGCAGATCGGCACGGTGCAGAAGACCACCGCCATGGTGGCCATCATCCTGGGCGGCTTGATCGGCGGGTGGATGCTCATGCGCATGAGCCTTCGCAAAGCCCTCTGGATCTGCGGCTTCGTCCAGGCGGGCAGCATCCTGGGCTTCTGGGCCATCTCCATGTTGGGCCGGCACCTGCCCCTGCTGGTGGCGGCGAACACCCTGGAGAATCTGGCCTACGGCATGGGTGGCAGCGCGCTGGTGGCGCTGCTCATGGGCAGCTGCAACCGTTCATACACGGGCACCCAATACGCCCTCTTCAGCGCCCTGACGGCCCTGCCCCGCACGGTCTTCGGCGGCCTCACGGGCTTCATGGCGGAGTCCTATGGCTGGAAGCTCTACTTCCCCGTCTGCGCCGCGGCGGCCATTCCAGGCCTGCTGCTGCTGCTGCTGTGGGATCGCTGGGGGCTCCCTGAAACCGACGAGGCATGA